Proteins from a genomic interval of Caulobacter sp. SL161:
- a CDS encoding alkylphosphonate utilization protein, which translates to MSEETRDSNGTLLADGDTVTLIKDLKVKGSGGVTLKRGTVVKKIRLTGDPDEIEANVDKVRGLVLRTEFVKKA; encoded by the coding sequence ATGTCCGAAGAAACCCGCGACTCCAACGGAACCCTGCTGGCCGACGGCGACACGGTCACCCTGATCAAGGACCTCAAGGTCAAGGGCTCGGGCGGCGTGACGCTGAAGCGCGGCACGGTGGTCAAGAAGATCCGTCTGACCGGCGACCCCGACGAGATCGAGGCCAATGTCGACAAGGTCCGGGGCCTCGTCCTGCGCACCGAGTTCGTCAAGAAGGCCTAA
- a CDS encoding site-specific tyrosine recombinase XerD → MSQGEAWVDAFLEMMAVERAAARNTLTAYGKDLEDARGFLSRSGHDLHDADAETIEAYFQDLGARGLSPATAARRRSAMRQFYRFVLGEGWRTDDPSRRVAAPKAGRPLPKVLEREEIERLLAAASAKDSAQGLRLACMIELIYASGLRISELLALPLLALARDPAYLIVKGKGGKERLAPLNDAARAAVKAYLAARPAFLPKGQKDSPWLFPSRGATGRLTSRRVGQLLEDAAIAAGIDRQKVSPHVLRHAFATHLLEGGADLRVIQTLLGHADIATTQIYTHVAGEHLAHIVQTKHPLGRRKG, encoded by the coding sequence ATGAGCCAGGGCGAGGCCTGGGTCGACGCCTTTCTCGAGATGATGGCGGTCGAGCGCGCGGCCGCCCGTAACACCCTGACCGCCTATGGCAAGGACCTGGAGGACGCGCGCGGGTTTCTCAGTCGCTCAGGGCACGACCTGCACGACGCCGACGCCGAGACCATCGAGGCCTATTTCCAGGACCTGGGGGCGCGCGGCCTGTCGCCCGCCACCGCCGCCCGCCGGCGCTCGGCCATGCGGCAGTTCTACCGCTTCGTGTTGGGCGAGGGCTGGCGGACGGACGATCCCTCCCGCCGCGTCGCCGCGCCCAAGGCGGGGCGCCCTCTGCCCAAGGTGCTGGAGCGCGAGGAGATCGAGCGGCTGCTGGCCGCCGCCTCGGCCAAGGACAGCGCCCAGGGCCTGCGTCTGGCCTGCATGATCGAGCTGATCTACGCCTCGGGCCTGCGGATCTCCGAGCTCCTGGCCCTGCCGCTGTTGGCCCTGGCCCGTGATCCGGCCTACCTGATCGTCAAGGGCAAGGGGGGCAAGGAGCGGCTGGCGCCCTTGAACGATGCGGCGCGGGCGGCGGTGAAGGCCTATCTGGCGGCGCGTCCGGCCTTCCTGCCCAAGGGGCAAAAGGACAGTCCGTGGCTTTTCCCCTCGCGCGGCGCGACGGGGCGTCTGACCTCGCGCCGGGTGGGGCAACTTCTCGAAGACGCCGCCATCGCCGCCGGCATCGACCGCCAGAAGGTCAGCCCCCACGTCCTGCGCCACGCCTTCGCCACCCACCTGCTGGAGGGCGGCGCCGACCTGCGGGTGATCCAGACCCTTCTGGGCCACGCCGACATCGCCACGACGCAGATCTACACTCACGTCGCCGGCGAACACCTGGCGCACATCGTCCAGACCAAGCATCCGCTGGGGCGCAGGAAGGGATAG
- a CDS encoding shikimate kinase: MTEPDQTPDTAPAVAPEVAPEAAPTVTDDLAPLRAKTIVLVGLMGVGKSSVGRRLAHVLGLPFRDADNEVEAAAGRSISEIFAELGEPAFRDGERRVIARLLDEPPHVLATGGGAFVNAETRALINEKAVSVWLKADVELLARRVSRKDNRPLVRGKDPVKVLTELAEARNPAYAEAKVHVETGDTPHMVAVEAILTALRQSRA, encoded by the coding sequence ATGACCGAGCCCGATCAAACGCCCGACACCGCCCCCGCGGTCGCCCCAGAGGTCGCCCCCGAGGCCGCGCCGACCGTCACCGACGACCTGGCCCCGCTGCGCGCCAAGACCATCGTTCTGGTGGGTCTGATGGGCGTGGGCAAGTCCAGCGTCGGGCGGCGGCTGGCCCATGTGCTGGGGCTGCCGTTCCGCGACGCCGACAATGAGGTCGAGGCCGCCGCCGGACGCTCGATCTCAGAGATCTTCGCCGAGCTGGGTGAGCCGGCCTTCCGCGACGGCGAGCGCCGGGTGATCGCCCGGCTGCTGGACGAGCCGCCGCACGTGCTGGCCACCGGCGGCGGCGCCTTCGTCAACGCCGAGACCCGCGCCCTGATCAACGAGAAGGCCGTGTCGGTCTGGCTGAAGGCCGATGTCGAGCTCCTGGCCCGCCGCGTCTCGCGCAAGGACAACCGCCCGCTGGTGCGCGGCAAGGACCCTGTGAAGGTGCTGACCGAGCTCGCAGAGGCCCGCAATCCGGCCTATGCCGAGGCCAAGGTCCACGTCGAGACCGGCGACACCCCGCACATGGTGGCGGTCGAGGCTATCCTGACGGCGCTTCGCCAGTCCCGGGCGTAA
- the aroB gene encoding 3-dehydroquinate synthase has product MIRTVSVGLGERAYDVVIGPGLLDQAGDRVATVLGKRKRVAVVTDAHVGAHHAERFCAALQGAGIAVDVITIPPGEESKSFEGLADLSDRLLALNLERGDQIVALGGGVVGDLAGFAAAIYKRGIDFVQVPTTLLAQVDSSVGGKTAIDTPRGKNLIGAFHQPRLVLADLDVLATLPARELACGYAEIIKYGLLGDFSFFEWLETNVEAVLDRDVDALVRAVGRSVEMKAEIVAEDEKEAGRRALLNLGHTFGHAIEAEMGFGDALKHGEAVGVGMAQAFRFSAKLGLCPSQDAVRAQAAIKAAGLPTTLADVRPEPFRADALIAHCGQDKKAEGGKLTFVLARGIGDAFVAKDVDRAALRAFLIEEGAA; this is encoded by the coding sequence ATGATCCGCACTGTCTCCGTGGGCCTGGGCGAGCGCGCCTATGACGTGGTCATCGGGCCGGGCCTGCTCGACCAGGCCGGCGACCGCGTCGCGACGGTGCTGGGCAAGCGCAAGCGCGTCGCCGTCGTCACCGACGCCCATGTCGGCGCGCATCACGCCGAGCGCTTCTGCGCCGCGCTGCAAGGCGCCGGGATCGCCGTGGACGTCATCACCATCCCGCCCGGCGAGGAGAGCAAGAGCTTTGAGGGTCTGGCCGATCTGTCGGATCGCCTGCTGGCCCTGAACCTGGAGCGCGGCGACCAGATCGTGGCCCTGGGCGGCGGCGTGGTGGGCGATCTCGCCGGCTTTGCGGCGGCGATCTACAAGCGCGGCATCGACTTCGTGCAGGTCCCGACCACGCTGCTGGCCCAGGTCGACAGCTCGGTGGGCGGCAAGACCGCCATCGACACCCCGCGCGGCAAGAACCTGATCGGGGCCTTCCACCAGCCGCGCCTGGTTTTGGCCGACCTCGACGTGCTGGCCACCCTGCCCGCCCGCGAGCTCGCCTGCGGCTACGCCGAGATCATCAAGTACGGCCTGCTCGGCGACTTTTCCTTCTTCGAATGGCTGGAGACCAACGTCGAGGCGGTGCTCGACCGCGATGTCGACGCGCTCGTGCGCGCCGTCGGTCGCAGCGTCGAGATGAAGGCCGAGATCGTCGCCGAGGACGAGAAGGAGGCCGGTCGCCGCGCGCTCCTGAACCTTGGCCACACCTTCGGCCACGCCATCGAAGCCGAGATGGGCTTTGGCGACGCGCTCAAGCACGGCGAGGCCGTCGGCGTCGGCATGGCCCAGGCGTTCCGCTTCTCGGCCAAGCTTGGCCTGTGCCCCAGCCAGGACGCGGTCCGCGCGCAGGCCGCCATCAAGGCCGCCGGCCTGCCGACCACGCTGGCGGATGTGCGCCCCGAGCCCTTCCGCGCCGACGCCCTGATCGCCCACTGCGGCCAGGACAAGAAGGCCGAAGGCGGCAAGCTGACCTTCGTGCTGGCGCGCGGCATCGGCGATGCGTTCGTCGCCAAGGACGTGGATCGGGCGGCGTTGAGAGCGTTCCTGATCGAGGAAGGCGCGGCCTAG
- a CDS encoding J domain-containing protein, translating to MNRPFEYRPKFYDIRVRPPKEGEEDPAHDVLGLKPGEKRCDHPDCRLAGSAKAPKSRDMPGDHYWFCQRHAAEYNKNWNFYAGMSEAQIRAEQESERMTGGRPTWSFKADANSREAAAMAARDARHFADPFGVFRAQQRRAEAERSAAERRLGKLERQALADLDLEATADSAAIKARYKELLKRCHPDANGGDRSAEHKLQRVIKAYKQLQKSGMV from the coding sequence ATGAACCGGCCGTTCGAGTACCGTCCCAAATTTTACGACATCCGGGTCCGGCCCCCCAAGGAGGGCGAGGAGGATCCGGCGCACGATGTCCTGGGCCTCAAGCCTGGCGAGAAGCGCTGCGACCATCCCGACTGCCGCCTGGCCGGATCGGCCAAGGCGCCGAAGTCGCGCGACATGCCGGGCGACCACTACTGGTTCTGTCAGCGGCACGCGGCCGAGTACAACAAGAACTGGAACTTCTACGCCGGCATGAGCGAGGCCCAGATCCGGGCCGAGCAGGAAAGCGAGCGGATGACCGGCGGTCGTCCGACCTGGAGCTTCAAGGCTGACGCCAATTCGCGCGAGGCCGCCGCCATGGCCGCCCGCGACGCGCGCCACTTCGCCGACCCCTTCGGCGTCTTCCGCGCCCAGCAGCGCCGGGCCGAGGCCGAGCGCTCGGCGGCCGAGCGCCGTCTGGGCAAGCTGGAGCGCCAGGCCCTGGCCGACCTAGACCTGGAGGCCACGGCCGACAGCGCCGCGATCAAGGCCCGCTACAAGGAACTGCTCAAGCGCTGCCACCCCGACGCCAACGGCGGTGACCGCAGCGCCGAACACAAGCTGCAGCGCGTGATCAAGGCCTACAAGCAGCTGCAGAAGTCGGGGATGGTGTAG
- a CDS encoding BolA family protein, producing the protein MMGAVAETIRRKLEAAFSPSALELVDDSDRHHGHAGHTGAGESHFNLRIESQAFAGKTRVMRQRMVMHALAEELAGPVHALSIHASAPGDA; encoded by the coding sequence ATGATGGGCGCCGTCGCCGAGACCATCCGCCGCAAGTTGGAAGCGGCTTTTTCACCGTCCGCCCTCGAACTGGTCGATGACAGCGACCGGCATCACGGCCATGCGGGCCACACCGGCGCAGGCGAAAGCCACTTCAATCTGCGGATCGAGTCGCAGGCCTTCGCGGGCAAGACGCGGGTGATGCGCCAACGGATGGTGATGCACGCCCTGGCCGAGGAGCTGGCGGGGCCGGTGCACGCGCTGTCGATCCACGCATCGGCGCCCGGAGACGCGTAG
- the cdd gene encoding cytidine deaminase encodes MPPEALEDEIAAALPALLSRSYARYSKFTVAAAIIDETGAVHYGVNVENAAYPQGTCAEQTAIGAMITAAGARRIDKVLIAAGSDAVVQPCGGCRQRIAEFAGETCEIISVQGGKPTERVAFWDLLPRSFGPRDLD; translated from the coding sequence ATGCCCCCTGAAGCTCTCGAAGACGAGATCGCCGCCGCCCTGCCGGCGCTGCTGTCGAGATCCTACGCCCGCTACTCGAAGTTCACGGTGGCCGCCGCAATCATCGACGAGACCGGCGCTGTTCACTACGGCGTCAATGTCGAGAACGCCGCCTATCCGCAGGGCACCTGCGCCGAGCAGACGGCGATCGGGGCGATGATCACGGCCGCCGGCGCGCGCCGCATCGACAAGGTGCTGATCGCCGCCGGCTCGGACGCCGTGGTCCAGCCCTGCGGCGGGTGCCGCCAGCGCATCGCCGAATTCGCCGGCGAGACCTGCGAGATCATCTCGGTGCAGGGCGGCAAGCCCACCGAGCGGGTGGCGTTCTGGGACCTGCTGCCGCGCTCGTTCGGCCCGCGCGACTTGGACTGA
- a CDS encoding TonB-dependent receptor domain-containing protein codes for MALKTKVLLATTMLGSLTAFAPALALAQTAPAAPAQEATAVEEVVVTGSRIRRDPTNSPTPLIQVSRDDVVTTGQASVIDVLADIPALSGSLVPEDTTGSGLNDGGLSLLNLRDLGTGRTLTLVDGRRHVGSNGAGLSVDVDTIPRLLIQNVEVITGSNSALYGADAVSGVVNFVLRKNFSGLEIDGTAAQINQDGQLNRRLSALAGRNFLDGRLNVYASAEYEKNDEVRDSQVDWRKKAWVLLNNDSDVSNNQPDGVLDNILISDARTLSIGPVGGITVLANSLAPSSNPNDPDIPFQSCSAAIAPMSANCFAIEPGNSFIYDQAGAARNPSFGTFRDQNGFQRVTNIGGDGLNPNTDFSQGSRLPRSVNYRFQGGVNFDVTEDLQFFTEAKYVKEETFDEGQQTFFDIGILPVAAGVNPSWFSNSSFNIGLDNAYLPTNVRNAILANTRTPITAYNTTTGAITTTATVADVRARHSLFGPARSQLNEKELKRFVAGFRGSKDDFGFIHNLSYELGYTYGELKNKNFERGVNAPRFKFATDAIVDTAGIVNGKPGEVVCRVQVLDKQGVTIRDDARSSRDGKTVNYVKGTAAYEEITNCKPFRVFGPGGMTQDAANYLLAEINVQEKNVQQDALGFVSGELWDFWGAGRIGLAVGAEWRREETEAIGRSSSTGDRILFMNTGPDFPTSSYETKEYFGEFRLPLLRDLPFAKSLEIGAAYRNSEYTTIGKTETYNFNLLWRPIQDVMFRATSGKSVRAPTLGETFRPPTQTFASITDPCDARVLINLTDAKIKANREKNCAALGIPAGTNIIYTSTPAGKNAGNPFLKPEESYSVTASLIITPRFWPKSTFVFDYYDIEIKDVIASVSAQTAANQCVSGDVLNTAICATLTRTGSVGSGTTPAYGIIDFIQGSVNYARTTNRGIDFQFLYRTDVQDIIGKDWGRLNYRLSGNYLFEQHDFTNISNPSEHTDFETGLGLPRVRFSSRVSWEVNDKLAITWNADWQASQWLSNGTRPFDIDDAKIDPDNRDLRYYSTRPFVQHDFTVTYAPRERLVLRGGVVNAFDREPDRWLGNSTSDNFDLFGRRFFLGFNYKM; via the coding sequence ATGGCGTTGAAAACCAAGGTTCTCCTGGCGACGACGATGCTGGGAAGCCTCACGGCTTTCGCTCCGGCCCTTGCTCTGGCGCAGACTGCGCCGGCGGCCCCGGCTCAGGAAGCGACCGCCGTTGAGGAAGTCGTGGTCACCGGCTCGCGCATTCGCCGCGACCCGACCAACTCACCGACCCCCCTGATCCAGGTCAGCCGCGACGACGTCGTGACGACCGGTCAAGCCAGCGTTATCGACGTCCTGGCCGACATCCCCGCTCTGTCGGGCTCGCTGGTGCCGGAAGACACCACCGGTTCGGGCCTGAACGACGGTGGTCTGTCGCTGCTGAACCTGCGCGACCTGGGCACCGGCCGCACGCTGACCCTGGTTGACGGTCGTCGCCACGTCGGCTCGAACGGCGCTGGCCTGTCGGTCGACGTTGACACCATTCCGCGTCTGCTGATCCAGAACGTTGAAGTCATCACCGGTTCGAACTCGGCCCTCTACGGCGCCGACGCGGTCTCGGGCGTGGTCAACTTCGTCCTGCGCAAGAACTTCTCGGGCCTGGAAATCGACGGCACCGCCGCTCAGATCAACCAGGACGGCCAGCTGAACCGCCGCCTGTCGGCCCTGGCCGGTCGTAACTTCCTCGATGGCCGCCTGAACGTCTATGCGTCGGCCGAATACGAGAAGAACGACGAAGTCCGCGATAGCCAAGTCGACTGGCGCAAGAAGGCCTGGGTCCTTCTGAACAACGACAGCGATGTTTCGAACAACCAGCCCGACGGCGTGCTCGACAACATCCTGATCAGCGACGCGCGCACGCTGTCGATCGGTCCGGTGGGCGGCATCACCGTCCTGGCCAACTCGCTGGCGCCGTCTTCCAACCCGAACGATCCGGACATCCCGTTCCAGAGCTGCTCGGCGGCGATCGCCCCGATGAGCGCCAACTGCTTCGCGATCGAACCGGGCAACTCGTTCATCTACGATCAGGCGGGCGCGGCTCGTAACCCGTCGTTCGGCACGTTCCGCGACCAGAACGGCTTCCAGCGCGTCACCAACATCGGCGGCGACGGCCTGAACCCGAACACCGATTTCAGCCAGGGCAGCCGTCTGCCGCGCTCGGTGAACTACCGCTTCCAGGGCGGCGTCAACTTCGACGTCACCGAAGACCTGCAGTTCTTCACCGAAGCCAAGTACGTCAAGGAAGAGACCTTCGACGAAGGTCAGCAGACCTTCTTCGACATCGGCATCCTGCCGGTGGCGGCGGGCGTGAATCCGTCGTGGTTCTCGAACAGCTCGTTCAATATCGGCCTGGACAACGCCTACCTGCCGACCAACGTGCGTAACGCCATCCTGGCCAACACGCGCACGCCGATCACGGCCTACAACACCACGACCGGCGCGATCACGACGACCGCCACGGTCGCCGACGTCCGTGCGCGTCACAGCCTGTTCGGCCCGGCCCGTAGCCAGCTGAACGAAAAGGAACTGAAGCGCTTCGTCGCCGGCTTCCGCGGCAGCAAGGACGACTTCGGCTTCATCCACAACCTGTCGTACGAGCTGGGCTACACCTACGGTGAGCTGAAGAACAAGAACTTCGAGCGGGGCGTCAACGCGCCGCGCTTCAAGTTCGCCACGGACGCCATCGTGGACACCGCCGGCATCGTCAACGGCAAGCCGGGCGAGGTCGTCTGCCGCGTCCAGGTCCTGGACAAGCAAGGCGTCACCATCCGCGACGACGCCCGTTCGAGCCGTGACGGCAAGACGGTCAACTACGTCAAGGGCACCGCAGCCTACGAAGAGATCACCAACTGTAAGCCGTTCCGCGTGTTCGGCCCGGGCGGCATGACTCAAGACGCCGCGAACTACCTGCTGGCCGAGATCAACGTCCAGGAAAAGAACGTCCAGCAAGACGCCCTCGGCTTCGTGTCGGGCGAACTGTGGGACTTCTGGGGCGCTGGCCGTATCGGTCTGGCCGTGGGCGCCGAATGGCGTCGTGAAGAAACCGAAGCGATCGGCCGTTCGTCCTCGACCGGCGACCGTATCCTGTTCATGAACACGGGGCCGGACTTCCCGACCTCGTCGTACGAGACCAAGGAATACTTCGGCGAATTCCGTCTGCCGCTGCTGCGTGACCTGCCGTTCGCCAAGAGCCTGGAAATCGGCGCCGCCTACCGGAACTCGGAATACACCACGATCGGCAAGACCGAGACGTACAACTTCAACCTGCTGTGGCGCCCGATCCAAGACGTCATGTTCCGGGCCACCTCGGGTAAGTCGGTGCGCGCGCCGACCCTGGGTGAGACCTTCCGTCCGCCGACCCAGACCTTCGCCTCGATCACCGATCCTTGCGACGCTCGCGTCCTGATCAACCTGACCGACGCCAAGATCAAGGCGAACCGTGAGAAGAACTGCGCCGCCCTGGGCATCCCGGCCGGCACGAACATCATCTACACGAGCACGCCGGCCGGTAAGAACGCGGGTAACCCGTTCCTGAAGCCCGAAGAATCGTACTCGGTCACCGCGTCGCTGATCATCACGCCGCGCTTCTGGCCGAAGTCGACCTTCGTGTTCGACTACTACGACATCGAGATCAAGGACGTGATCGCCTCGGTCAGCGCGCAAACGGCCGCCAACCAGTGCGTCAGCGGTGACGTGCTGAACACGGCTATCTGCGCCACGCTCACGCGGACCGGCAGCGTCGGCTCGGGCACCACCCCGGCCTACGGCATCATCGACTTCATCCAAGGCTCGGTGAACTACGCCCGCACGACCAACCGCGGCATCGACTTCCAGTTCCTGTACCGCACCGATGTCCAAGACATCATCGGCAAGGACTGGGGTCGTCTGAACTACCGTCTGTCGGGCAACTACCTGTTCGAGCAGCACGACTTCACGAACATCTCGAACCCGAGCGAGCACACCGACTTCGAGACGGGCCTTGGCCTGCCGCGCGTCCGCTTCTCGTCGCGCGTCAGCTGGGAAGTGAACGACAAGCTGGCGATCACCTGGAACGCCGACTGGCAAGCTTCGCAGTGGCTGAGCAACGGTACGCGTCCGTTCGACATCGACGACGCCAAGATCGACCCGGATAACCGCGACCTCCGTTACTACAGCACGCGTCCGTTCGTGCAGCACGACTTCACCGTGACTTACGCGCCGCGTGAGCGTCTGGTGCTGCGTGGCGGCGTGGTCAACGCGTTCGACCGTGAGCCGGATCGTTGGCTGGGCAACTCGACGAGCGACAACTTCGACCTCTTCGGTCGTCGTTTCTTCCTCGGCTTCAACTACAAGATGTAA
- a CDS encoding response regulator: MKTLASLKVLVVEDEALVSMLVEDMLSDLGCTIVGPAAEIEEALRLASSAEIDAALLDVNLGGRPIFPVADALKARGVPFAFASGYGEAGLTEDHRGSTVLQKPFREADLRRVLEGLVAQIA; this comes from the coding sequence ATGAAGACACTCGCGTCCCTGAAGGTTTTGGTCGTCGAAGACGAGGCCTTGGTCTCAATGCTCGTCGAGGACATGTTGAGCGATCTGGGCTGCACGATCGTTGGCCCCGCCGCCGAGATCGAAGAGGCCCTGCGCCTGGCCAGCTCGGCCGAGATCGACGCAGCCCTGCTGGACGTGAACCTGGGTGGCCGTCCGATCTTCCCGGTCGCCGACGCCCTGAAGGCCCGCGGCGTGCCGTTCGCCTTCGCCAGCGGCTATGGCGAGGCGGGTCTGACCGAGGATCACAGAGGGTCCACCGTGCTGCAGAAGCCTTTCCGCGAGGCTGATCTGCGCCGCGTTCTCGAAGGGCTGGTCGCGCAGATCGCCTGA
- a CDS encoding HlyC/CorC family transporter, with protein MLTALLGLAPIVIALLTLSAIFSAAETSMTGASRARMHQLEREGDRPAKRVNKLLSDQETMIGAVLLGNNLINILASALATQVLTTLIPGPWGVAVATAAMTVLILIFAEVLPKTLAIVRSDDVARALSAPTLFIVRLFGPIIYAIQWIVRRTLRVFGVKLDMAVDVLAAHEEIRGAVDYHHSEGLVETDDRRMLGGVLDLSDMDVSEIMVHRKSMVLLDAGLPARELVDAVLEAQHTRIPLYRDQPDNIVGVLHARDLLKALAECPTGVEGLDIAAILREPWFIPDATNLKDQLNAFLKRKNHFALVVDEYGALQGLVTLEDILEEIVGEIEDEHDTTLDGVRRQADGSVNVDGHVTVRDLNRAMDWRLPEGEAVTIAGLVIHEAQMIPEPGQTFIFYRHRFQVLRRQRNQITALRISARLDDDSDA; from the coding sequence ATGCTCACCGCCCTGCTTGGCCTCGCGCCGATCGTTATCGCCCTGCTGACCCTGTCGGCCATCTTCTCGGCCGCCGAGACGTCCATGACCGGCGCCAGCCGCGCGCGGATGCACCAGCTGGAGCGCGAAGGCGACCGGCCCGCCAAGCGGGTCAACAAGCTCTTGTCCGATCAGGAGACGATGATCGGGGCGGTGCTGCTGGGCAACAACCTGATCAATATCCTGGCCTCGGCCCTGGCGACCCAGGTGCTGACCACCCTGATCCCCGGCCCCTGGGGCGTGGCGGTGGCGACAGCGGCGATGACGGTTCTGATCCTGATCTTCGCCGAGGTGCTGCCCAAGACCCTGGCCATCGTCCGCTCGGACGACGTGGCGCGGGCCCTGTCGGCGCCGACCCTGTTCATCGTGCGGCTGTTTGGCCCCATCATCTACGCGATCCAGTGGATCGTGCGCCGCACGCTGCGGGTGTTCGGCGTCAAGCTGGACATGGCCGTCGACGTGCTGGCCGCCCACGAGGAGATCCGCGGCGCGGTCGACTACCACCACTCTGAAGGCCTGGTTGAGACCGACGACCGCCGCATGCTGGGCGGGGTGCTGGACCTGTCGGACATGGACGTCTCGGAGATCATGGTCCACCGCAAGTCGATGGTGCTGCTGGATGCGGGCCTGCCCGCCCGCGAGCTGGTCGACGCGGTGCTGGAGGCCCAGCACACCCGCATTCCGCTCTATCGCGACCAGCCCGACAACATCGTCGGCGTGCTGCACGCCCGCGATCTGCTGAAAGCCCTGGCCGAATGCCCGACGGGCGTCGAAGGCCTCGACATCGCCGCCATCCTGCGCGAGCCGTGGTTCATCCCCGACGCCACCAACCTGAAGGACCAGCTGAACGCCTTCCTCAAGCGCAAGAACCATTTCGCCCTGGTCGTCGACGAGTACGGCGCGCTGCAGGGTCTGGTGACCCTCGAAGACATTCTCGAGGAGATCGTCGGTGAGATCGAGGACGAGCATGACACCACCCTGGACGGGGTGCGTCGCCAGGCCGACGGCTCTGTCAATGTCGACGGCCATGTCACGGTGCGCGACCTCAACCGCGCCATGGACTGGCGACTGCCTGAGGGCGAGGCGGTCACCATCGCGGGCCTTGTGATCCACGAGGCTCAGATGATCCCCGAGCCGGGCCAGACCTTCATCTTCTACCGGCACCGTTTCCAGGTGTTGCGCCGGCAGCGCAACCAGATCACCGCGCTGCGGATCAGCGCGCGACTGGACGACGACAGCGACGCTTAG
- a CDS encoding BrnT family toxin codes for MRFDPVKNEANIAKHGVSLERAPEMDIRAVLVDDRHDYGEVRYRALGFIDGVAHCLVFTDRQGELRAICLRRAHQKEMKRYVP; via the coding sequence ATGCGGTTCGACCCGGTTAAGAACGAAGCGAATATCGCCAAACACGGCGTATCGCTCGAACGGGCGCCGGAAATGGATATTCGGGCCGTTCTGGTGGACGACCGGCATGACTATGGCGAGGTACGTTATCGGGCGCTTGGGTTCATTGACGGCGTCGCCCACTGCTTGGTGTTCACTGACCGCCAAGGCGAGCTGCGAGCTATCTGCTTGCGTCGCGCCCACCAGAAAGAGATGAAGCGCTATGTCCCGTAA
- a CDS encoding BrnA antitoxin family protein, whose translation MSRKPLVDPENPEWTKDELARAKGPESLPAHVLAAFPKTVARVRGPQKSETKVPVSIRLDRSVVDHFKAQGPGWQSRINAALAGLIRR comes from the coding sequence ATGTCCCGTAAGCCTTTGGTCGATCCCGAAAATCCAGAATGGACCAAGGATGAGCTCGCCCGCGCCAAGGGGCCGGAGTCCTTGCCGGCGCACGTCCTGGCCGCCTTTCCCAAGACCGTCGCCCGGGTGCGTGGTCCTCAGAAGTCCGAGACCAAGGTGCCGGTGTCCATCCGTCTGGACCGTTCAGTCGTCGACCACTTCAAGGCCCAGGGACCAGGCTGGCAGAGCCGGATCAATGCGGCGCTCGCGGGATTGATCCGGCGATAG
- a CDS encoding phosphatase PAP2 family protein, translating into MYRLDVRRLFAAAGREIGVASALLVVALGAWGFVGIADEVVEGEAHALDLAVLQALRVAGQPNTLVGPEWLHVAAVDITALGSVAVLTLLILAAFALLGSLKRWTEAWLLALGALSGVTVSQGLKAVFGRERPDEAYRVVEAVNASFPSGHAMLSAVVFLTLGVLAARFSERRRVKILAVSAAVVVSLLVGASRIYLGVHWVSDVLAGWSVGAAWAMLCWLVAYLVERRFRPSSASDAT; encoded by the coding sequence TTGTATCGTCTGGACGTTCGGAGACTTTTCGCGGCGGCCGGTCGTGAGATCGGGGTGGCCTCCGCCCTGCTGGTCGTGGCGCTCGGGGCATGGGGCTTTGTGGGGATCGCTGACGAGGTGGTCGAGGGCGAGGCCCATGCCCTGGACCTGGCGGTGTTGCAGGCCCTGCGCGTGGCGGGTCAGCCCAACACGCTGGTGGGCCCCGAATGGCTGCATGTCGCCGCAGTCGACATCACCGCCCTGGGCTCGGTGGCGGTGCTGACCCTGCTGATCCTGGCGGCCTTCGCGTTGCTGGGCTCGCTGAAGCGCTGGACTGAAGCCTGGCTGCTGGCGCTGGGCGCGCTGAGCGGGGTGACCGTCAGCCAGGGGCTGAAGGCGGTGTTCGGCCGCGAGCGTCCCGACGAGGCCTATCGCGTGGTCGAGGCGGTCAACGCCAGCTTCCCGTCCGGCCACGCCATGCTGTCGGCGGTCGTGTTCCTGACCCTGGGCGTGCTGGCGGCGCGCTTTTCCGAGCGACGCCGGGTCAAGATCCTGGCGGTCAGCGCCGCCGTGGTGGTCAGCCTGCTGGTCGGCGCCAGCCGGATCTATCTGGGCGTCCACTGGGTCAGCGACGTGCTGGCCGGCTGGAGCGTGGGCGCAGCCTGGGCGATGCTGTGCTGGCTGGTGGCTTATCTGGTCGAGCGGCGGTTCAGGCCGTCTTCGGCTTCGGACGCCACCTGA